atcaCCTTTGCATTTGTATGTTATCACTGTAAAGATTATTCTTTTAATCAGTTAGATGTCTCAGTTTTTATAATCAATGCTTTGGTTAGCTATAAATCCACACaccattttcataaaatttgttttctgccaacatatTAATTTTGCTCAATGATAATGCCATAAttggaatattttttttatagaaatgatGCAATGGGTTAATATGAAATTCCGAACTTTAGGTGATGATTGAACTCATACATGATTGATACTGAACATGCTCCTCTTTTTTGGTTgttgggttttatttttatttcattttttggtaAATACAGTTGGTTTTGCAAAGAACTGACTTTTATCTTATTTATAGTTCTCTATGCATGTAGTTTCACCTTTTTTGATCTCGAGTATCCGGTTGGCTTTATTTATCAAGCACAAAGTTGTGATTCTGGATGCTGACATGATTAACCACAGGTTGGTGTTCCTTGAGAACTTGGTGCGGAGAAGTGCAAGCATGTTACAGCGTATTATAGGAATATTGCTACTacttttttttcccctttctGTAAATGATACTAGATTTTAACCGAGAGCAGATTGTATCACACAAAAGCATTGTTTTGCAATCATATTCTGTATTTTGATTTTCCGGTCAAGGAATTTATATTCAGGTTCATATAATTGCTTTCTAGAAGTACTTCTATGTTTTTTAGGAAGCATTTGAACTTGGATAGGAACTTCAAACATGTTTCAAATAAATGCACTTTTAGCAGAAGCGCTTAACAGCAAAAGTGCTTCGTATGGAAAGTGTTCCAAACTAAAAAGCCCTTGGTTTCATTGCAAGTTGAAGAATTGGTTTTGGATTTCAGGTCAAGCTTTCTAAGTACATTGGGAAGAAGTACGTGATTCTCTTTTCTAACCCATTGCACTTCACATTTGTTTGTCCTACTTTTAAGTATGTTTTCACAATCAGCATTTTTGCATACAagtttttaatctttattagaTGCTTATCTatcttaatgtgattgattTGCTAAAATTTGTGCCCCCACCTTGCAGAAATCACCGCTTTCAGCAACCACCATGCTGAGTTTGCGGAGTTCAACATAGAAATCTTGCATTTTTCAGTTCACACTGTGGTGTGTTGCCCTGCTCCCCACTATCTTCAGTACCACATAAAAGGGTTGCAATTTTGCGTCCATAGAGTTATTTGTTTTGAAATCCCGAATTGAATGAATTTTGTGTTATATATCTCTAGACAATTTTCTAGGAAATCCGGTCCCGGTTCTCCCTATTCGAAGAAAATTCTTCAACAGGCTTTGATTTCAAGGTAACGTATGGTTTTCATTCCCGCTGCATCGCGCTGGGAATTTCTCGCTAGTATCACTctatttttgtaaataaaaatactGCAACAAACTTTTAGACAATTAAGCTAACAGGGAACAGATATGCATAAATAAATATTAGTCTAAGCAGTCAAGAGTAAGCAGGATATGACATGGTTTCCATCAAGCCGCCGTTGCAGCTGTGGTTCTGAATTTAATCTAAGTAAGCAAGAGGGGTCTGCAAATTCATTGTTGAAGCCAAATTTCAAGGAATATTTCTCAAGTTGATGACCACAGTAAACTTACGATCAATCAGTCTCGCCTGAATGcaattcttcttttattttcattgaGTATATTTTAAGCAAGTACAATAGACAGGCATTTTTTCACAGCCTATGGGTTTTCTTGGTATACTTATAGCCTATAGGCAAAGTGAAAAAGCTCACCTCAGCCCTTGATTAATACATTACATAATTGGATAGGAAGCTTCCATAGCGAGGCCACAAACACCTTCTGGGGCATCGGCGTTTCTAAGAATCTTCATGTAACCATTATCACCCCACCTTTCGGCCCATGAGTTCTTGATTAACCAATACGGGGTGCCATCTTCAGTTGTCCCATACCCAATGATGGTAACAGCGTGGTTCAATTCTGTCCCACAACTATCATCAGTGAACAGGCCCCCGGAATAGAGCCGAAAGGCTTGTGAGGCAGCGATGGCAACGGAGACTGGTTGCATGGATACAGCCTTGAGCAAATCGGTTTCACTGTTGGGAGTTACCCTTGCATAATTAGTTATCTTGGCAGCAGCCTCATTTCCCAGGTTCGTATCACATGTTCCATCCGAACCCTGGTATGGGTAATTTTCTTCACTGGCAATTCCTCCGTTCTGTTGAATGTATGCAAAGGCTTTAGCCATGTCACCACCTTGGCAGCCAAAGTTACTTGTATCACAGTCCACAAGTTGTTGCTCAGACAGTGATATCAATTGGCCAGTTTTGATTTTGGTAATCCCTTCGACTGCTGCCACTGCAGAAAATGCCCAGCAACAACCTGCATGTACTCAAACAAACAGATACGAATTAATTTCCCTAGGAAAGAATGCATGAagaaagtaattaaaaatatatacgtACGAGTAAGCTTGGCCCAATATTAATATGGTGGTTGGTGCTCTTACCACAGTTCCCTTGATCTTTTACAGGAGTAACAGCATCTTGCTCCCTCCAGTCAATGCTTGGGGGAACATCCGTCAGGCTTAGGTTTTTGTGCGTAAAAGATGCATCTGCGGATGAGGTTGATTCAGTGGGCTTCTTGTATCCAGTATGATGTCTGAGAAATTCTTCATGGGTCATATCAGAAAATTGATTGATGCTTAGCTTGTATGTCTTCTTCCCTTCACTGTTGAATTTCTCCACGAATTCCACATTGTTCTTGAATATGTGGAAACGCCTTTCCTTCTCTGCGCTGTCCTGGTAAACGCGCCCAAACTCTTCCATCCATTGCTCATGTTTTGCAGCAATGGAATCTTCGTACAATGTGCGGGACGTGGCTTGAGATGCCAAGGTCCCCAAGGTGATGAGTATGGCAACAATTAAAATGTTTCTTTCAAAAGCCATTGCTCACAAAGCACCACTGATGATGAGAGGGACGCTCTGTATCGACAATGGCTTTGATTTAAAGTTGTGATTGGTGTGAAGAAGCAAGCATGTTATCGCGGGTTTATATAGAAGACGATAAGAACCTCCTGTATGTGCACTTTGATGGAACTCTTAGGATGGGAATTTCGTAGGAGTCTTTTCCCATTTGCTGGAGtcttttcccattgggttttagTCGCCATGAAATTTCCAAGCACATTTCACAGTTGACGACcgcataaatttttttatcaatcaGTCTGGCCCGAATGCGAttattgcttttgttttctccGGGGATTTCACACAAAGAAGTTCGAATGACTCAGTCAACCGATGAATCAAGGGTTGTCTATTGACCTGATGACTACAGGTCCTTTTCTATTTGCCGGAGTCTCTGCCCTTTGGCTTTTAGTTGCCGTGAATGGTGCTGATGACTGCAAGTTTTACAGTCTGCAGTCCTTAACCGCGTACATACTGTACCGTGTTAAGGACTGCAGTCTTTGATGCTGATTTTTGAAGTTCAAGTACTAAAATTGGTAAGCCAATGCAGTTGCCCTCCAACTCAGAGTTGCCAAACTAGCTGTCATAGTGTTTGTTGTAATTAAGGTTCCTTTTTCAAAACTAATTTTCTTGAGGTTTGCAGATCTTCTAAATTATTTTATGCTAAACTAATTGATAAAAAAGTGCTGTAGAATTTTGGTTTCAATGTGTTTTCTATTTCATAAGTAATTTTGAATGTACAATGCAGTACATATAGGCGAGAGAAACTGATGGTTACAAGCAATCATCTTTACATGGAACCCTAGAGACCGGTTAAACCTAGGACACAGGCTTTTCCTTAATTTAAGGTGATTTACATCAAATCCAAGACTAAGAAGTAATCAACAAGTTAAGTGCCTTAAATCAAGGAGTTGGAAAATTGGCGGTTGACTTGTGTATCCATGATTACTTGTAGACTTGAAATGAGACGACATGCTAGGGTTGCTGTTGCTAGGGTTTAGTGTGATTGGTTCCAACACTCACTCTCAAGCTAGATCGTGAAGTGTAGTCGAGCCAAGCTTGCTCAAAAGCATGTGTAACTGAGAACAGGGTCAAGCCTTAGTGAATAAGTCAGCCAATTGATCATGGCTTCGAGTGAATTGAGTCTGAATGACTTGTGTTTGAACTTGAGCTCGGATGAAATGGCAGTCCATCTCAATGTGCTTGGTTCTTTCATGAAAAACAAGATTAGCTGCAACGTACATGGCAGCTAGTTATCACACATTAGAGACATGGGGGGTTGATGTGAGAACCCTAAATCTGAAACCAACCCTTTAAGCCAAATCGGTTCGCATGCAGTGGCTACCATTTTTCGATACTCCGCTTCAGCACTAGATCGTGCTATAACAGTTTGCTTCTCACTCTTCCATGTCACAAGGTTTCCCCCAACGAAAGCGCAATATCCAGCGGTAGATTTTCTATCAATTATCAATTGTACTACCTACCCAGTCTGCATCTGTGTAAGCATTGATTTGTGTGGACTGATTGTTTGAGATAAGAATGCCTCTGTCTCTATAGCCAGAGCACTATTAGATGACGCTGGATTTGCGAAGAAAAAATGGGATAGACAGGGCTCACAAGGAAATTTGAGCTTTCGTCAgataaaatatctttttttttaattcacgtTAATTTAcagtaatttattttatttaatttggtttttaattcttttcttgttgttttatgattatggGGCTTTGTTTTCGGACTCGAACTCTATTGTCTTCCGAAGTCCTCTGTAATCAAGGTAagcaatttgaaaattttggtggattgaaatcaaagtttcaatttacacatttgtttatatttgattttattgaagCAAATTTATGCATATTTTCCATCAGTTTTTTCTGTTACTTTGGATAGGTCCTGTTGTCCAGATTTTGAGCATCTTCTTTTGGGAGTGAGTAATAGCTACCATGACAGGTTAGTTTTATActctttctaaaaaaaaatttatgcatAGTATTTGAATGTTGTGGCATTTTAAAATTCTTGCGTCTGTGGTTGTGATATGATATTATATATTTGCTTTATTTAATTACAATTTAGGTGTgatgaaaaatttaaaatttaatttcattattttcttccCAGCTATCAATCTGTAGCTTGgcatttacaatttttttgcaCATGCTGCGAAAAAGAACTAGAAATAGCAAAAGAAATCAGGGGATACAGAAGATCATACTTCTGACACTGCAAATGGAATAGAAATGTTTAATGAAAATGTTTGCCATGCTGATGGTGCACATGCACAAGGTGATGACATACTAATAGAATGGTTGTTCTTTTGCTTTGATGTAGAAGTAAGAAGATTGTTTTGCCTCCTATGTATCCTACTTCTTTCTACGACATTTTTAGAGCGTCAATAGCATCTCTGTTTTTATATTACTTACACAtgcgcacacacatatatatgcaagGATCAATTTCTACCATGAGGAATAATCTTAAGATTATTCCAAATTAAACTTGACAACAATGCAGGTTGAAAAAAGACTTTACCTAAAAGCCTTGAGGTTAGTTCAAATAGTGAAAAAGCAGAGAAATAAGTTACGATTAAGGTAGGTTAAAAGAAATTGGTTTCTTTTAGTATAACCAAAGAAAAAACTTTACGGTACAACTAAGAAGTAAATAGTTCCCATGATTACAACCAACTGAGAATGGATTCTATCCAAACGTAAGATCCAAGGAAACATGAACACAAAATTAAGTAAATTTCTTACTCTTTGTTTCCAAAATTTGCACAAGGAAATAAAGTAGATATATGGGTGGGCAATAAGCCATCAGAAAACAAAGAGAACTAGAGGGATGATGAATAGGTTAGTCCCAACTTGAGCAAAATTGATCGCAAAGAGTGGGGTCAAAAAGGCACAAAAACTACCAAGCAAGAAATATTGGGGTAAGTGGGGAAAAGAAGTTTTCAGTGGTGCGCCACTATCCTCACATCTTATTGGAACCTAAGAAATATGTACAGGGATGGGACTTGGGAGGAGGCAATACCTCCATCCATCCATGTCCCCACTATTTCCAGCACCTCAAAAAGCTAATAAAAAAAGCATCCAAATTAGAGTGtataactaaattaaaaaaaaaaaaaaaaaaaaacaaaacaaaaagatagTGACAGAGATTTGAGCAAGTCATGCTCACATAAAGCAACCAGTGATCATCTGCAGCTTTTACCGAATCCAGCACCAAATACAATTCTGCCACAAACATGTCTGCTGATTGGTTGTGAGGGGAGACGCAAGAATTCACCATGGATGCATGCATGGCCATCATGTTCGCGTTCCTGGATTTCCAACGGATGAATGTGAGAGGTATGGAAAGGAGATAAAACAGTGACGTGTCTCTGAATCATGCGACAGGATTAAACGGATCGTTATGGTTTCATTTGGTGCCTGGAACTAGATTGGCTTGGATTACTAAATATATTGAAAGTACGTTTTAGGAAGAAATGCAGAAATTTAATACCGCTTGAAAATAGAAGTTGAATTAAAGGAACACATCTTTTCAATCCCGCAAATTTCCACGAACCAGAAGGAATACGTTTGTTTCATGTCAAATCCCTTCGAATCTTCGCTAAATGCAAAATCATTATGTCATCGATATAACTAATATTTTGCGATATATCCAATTCAAATCCATCCCAGGGACCGAACGAGTATAAACAATAATGGAACATCAAATATAACTAACAGAAGCAAATTGAGTTATTAACCAACAGATGCTGCTGGAGTGCATGGTTACATAGCAGTCGATAGCTGCAACTTGCCGTACGAAATTAAGTGAAATACAAGAAAATGAGCATGCATACTACAAATCATAATACAAATCAAAAAGAGGTCTGGAATACACTTCAGGAGCCGGACGAGAGAGCTCCAAAAACGAGATTCAGAGTGACAACAGCACAGCCATTACGTTTAATGGCCCAATACGAGTTTCCGTTATTACCACCATAGCTCAAGTGCACGTTCAGTCGTTCAAATTCTCAATTCCACTCTTCTGCAGCTCAACCTTGAGAGACTTCAAGTACTGAACAGCTTCGTCCAGAACAGCAACGGTGTTCGTTTCATTCCCACCAGGTACAATCCCTCTCAGCGCCCTCaccatcttcttcgttttctggCGTTTCCTTTCACTGTTGCAGCTGCTGCTGCTACCAACGCCGGAAGACTTTTCAAGTGAAGAACGCAGCCTTTCCTTCTTGGTTTTCAAACCATAACTGGAGCAAGAATCAGAGAATGAGTTCCCATAATTTCCATGAGTTCGTGCTGTACTGACCTCTTCCTCATCATAATCTTCCAGCTCTTCCTCACCAAGCTCAACAATGCATCAATATCATCGGAATCCTCCTTCAGAGTAGACGATGCTTCTCTATTGTCATTATTTCCCTCGTTCAATCCCAGATTGTCTTGGATGTAAGCTGCACAGAGGTTAAAGGCAGGACCAGTAATTTTGTGGGCAATTTCAGGATTGAACATAATCTGACTTCGATGATCAGTCTGGTCGAAGATAATGAAATTCTTCGGGCAGATGCTAGAGGTTTGAAATTCAACACCATGAAAAGGTTTAAAGTGATTTGCCTCATTAGGTAAAACTGCCCCATACGCAGAAGCAACTGGAATGTGCATGTAATTATTACCCACTTGATTTGCAAAGGGCGGAGCTGCCTTTttggaatttgaacttgaaaGCAGGAAGGGAAGCTTGTGACTTTTGCCTAGAGGACAAGAATGACATAGAGCAGAAGTCACATGGCCATGAATTGGCAATTTATTTCTAGCAactaaaaactttaaaatagAAGAAGAGGGATGCCCTAATCTAGAGTGCCACACGGCATCAGAAACGCAACCACCATAAAATGCAAAAACGCCATGTTTATTGTTTGATGAAAGACTGGAAAAAGGATAGAAGCCGTTCTTACTCCGGCCTTGCAAAAGGGTTTTCCCTGTTGTTAAGTCCTGAACACGATAAAAATGGGGATATAAGGTTAGGGAGCAGTGGTTATCCATAGTAAAACGATTGATAGAAATAATATTGGTAGAAGCATTGGGACAATATAAGGAGTTGGAAAGATTAAAGGTATGGAAGGGAGTGCGAATATGTGAGTGACCAACTTTAGAGATATGCAAACCTGTGCCGCCAACTACACCATTCACATGGTGATTTCCATTGTACTATCGGTGATCAGTTACTTGTGTCAGATCATTCGTAATATGAGCATTAGCTCCAGAATCAAAGAGCCAATTTTGAACTTGAGGAGGAGCCGCGAGGAGATGGTCAAGAGCATGAGCAGCGGCAGCAAAAGCCTGAAGCTTGGGCGCAGAAACACGACCTTCGTATGCCATGTTCATACGATTGTAGCAATTGATAGCAGAGTGACCAGGTTTGTGGTAGATTTGACACTGAACACGACCATTGGGATTAAAGCCATGACCTTGCTGAGGGCCAACACCAAGGACACCATCATTAGGAGCATGAGCTCCTAGCTATTGAATCATGCCACGACCACCTTGAAAAGGACCACGGCCGCCAAGACCCGCAACAGCCTGAAAACCACGACCACGACTAGCACCGGCCTGAAAACCACGCCCTCCACGGCCAGCAACGAGGGCAGTAGGGGCAGCATCAAGATGGACCATCTGACTCATCTTTTGACGACGTTCGGCACCGAGAAGCAAGGCCTCCAAAGCACCATAGGAGATGGCATCCTCTCGAGTTTAAGCAGACGAGACGGTGCTTTCATACGCAAGACCAACGTTGTTGAGAACAATGGCTACCAAGTCCGAGTCTGAAACAGGAGACCTCGAGAGAGATAGAGTGTCAGCGAGAGAGTTCACACAGTCCAAAAAATCAGCAATGGATGAATCACCACGATGCGTGTTCATCAGATCACTCCGGAGTTGCAAAAGACGACCAGTTGATGTGGAAGCATAACGCTCACGGAGAGAAGTCCAAGCGGAGTGAGAACTAGTTTTGCCAATAAGAATGGCCAAAATAGTGGGGTGAACGGAACTGTTGATCCATGATATAACCATGGCATCCTGCTGCATCCAGAGTTCGAAAGCGGGGTTGACAGCAGTGGTGAGATTGCCGTCAGTATCTTTGAGAAAAGCTGAAGGACACTGACTAGTGCCATTAACGAAGGAGACGAGGTTCCTGCTACAAAGCAGGGGGAGCATTTGCGCATGCCAAAGAGGGTAGTTGGTACGATCAAGCTTGATCGTCAAAAAATTGGAGACATTAGGGATAGCAGAAGTGGGTAGGGCAGAAGAGGAGTCGGAGGAGGAAGACGCAGAAGAGGCCatgtcaaaaaaaaataataattttgctAGGGTTGTCGTGAGACTTTCTTAGCTCTGTGATACCATAAAGGAGAAATAATCACACATAAGTTTACTTTGTAATCATatggattataattaaagttgggtgtagcagaaaaatatcgttcgtaaactattatttcaattattggaattgtatgaggacttaaatgattaaaatagggaaatgcATACTAAAATTTACCAATAACGATGTTTAATTATCAGAAAACGAAAATTacgacaaatttttcttttgtaattttcaagttgttaaaaaaacatgtagacgggtgaaaaatgagtaaatgggtaaaaaaggataaacgggtaaacgggtatggttatggttaaatgggtaaacgattatggttaaatgggtacacggttatgggtatggttaaccatttataaacggttacgggtttgggtataaccgtttatgcaattatccaacgggtaaatggttatgcgggtatgaataTGAAcgattatgggtaaataaccgtggttacccgtccaccataaccattgcccatccctactccCAGAGCAGGTTGCATATATCCAATGTAAGTACCAATGCTGTTATACCGACTTCTTTCCATTCTGGTAGTAAGGTCATATCTCTGTCAAGTAAGGTCGCACTGAGAGAGAGAACACCAAGGGCACTCTCTCTTACCCTCACTGACCCACATTAAAAAGGAGGCACATTATGTTTGCACCCTATTTTCGGATACTTTCATCTTGCTGTAAATTTAGATGTTCTCTCTTTGTTGGTCCGTCTGCTTATCCTTTTCAAATGTTGGTTCATCTTATGCAAATATTGATATGCTTAACAGCCTGCTGCCTATGTGCAATGGACCACCACAAATTTCTCTACATTATGGTTGTTAGGACAATTGATTAGGTTGCAGGATGAATTTGTCTTTGATGAAGGCACTCCACCCTATACATATTCCTTTGCAAGATGGATGATGATCTCATCTTTCAATCTTTCTGGTTTCCCTATTTATAATTTAATATTTCTCAATTAATTCGCTAGATGTGGATgatgtttattaattatttgttcTTACTTTTCACTTCAGCCGAAACCCCCGATTCATTTTATAGTTCTTTCAATTAATTTggaagttttgatttttttttttttttttttggtgatagGTTAACCATCTGTTGGCTAAAACCAATTAGTGACCTCTTGATTAACCTGCACAGATTGCTCTCTGGGCAGCAAGCATTTTGTTTGAATCAAGAGGCATAGGTGGGAGAGGAAACAGAGAGAACCCAGAAAGAAAGGGCAAAAGAGACAGCTTCCTCCATGCAGATTAGGATAAGACTAAGAGACATGCAACGATTATACTAATCGTTTCAAATGGTACATGAATTTCCAACTTCGCCGTTTTTTGCATGTTGCTACAGTAGTTTAATTAATATTTGTCCCCAAATTTTAATTCCTGCGTTCTCATTCTATCTAAAGATTGttgtatgattttattttgaacttcttcgtttttatttattctccTCCGTTTGCAtgctcttctttctttattcttcctatttcttcactttaatttgtaatattttttttttgttttgaacttAAGAATTTTGTTTTATGTGATTGAATCAAGAAACTCCACATGGTTGTAGAAAAAAGAATTATTTTGTttgttgtaagttcataaaaaaacttcaaactctgttttccttttttttttttgggttttattagtttatatgaattttaatatattttgtaaatgagtaatgagaattttttttttttaaattaccagGTTAATGCTGGGTTTTATGTTCTAATTGATGGGTTTTGGTCAAAAGTGGTTTAGATATTTAGGTTTGATTGCtctgttttatttacttttagggttttggagagtTTGAATTTGGGGCAATGGGTTTCAAGGTTTGTATGAATCATTTGTGCAGAATAGCCAATACACACGAATGAAGGAAAGGTTGATCTTTGCAGTTTGGTGGATTTGCCAGTCTCTACTCCAAGTGCAGGTAATTTGTTAGCCCTCTTAGATTTTGCTTACcaagttttaatttttcaaccatttttaaGTTGTGATTTTTTCAATGATGCGTTTTATGGTGTTTGAGTTTGGAGACTTTGAACCTGGGTGCTTCTAGACATCTTGAAAAAGCGCTAGGAAGGAGGTTATTGTTAATGATTAGACCAGCAATTATCCATATTCTCTAAATAGGATTTCACCCAATATGAAGTAAACCCAATACTTAGAATTGTATACCTCTCGGACAATTGAAAAaaatgagttttaacgaaaaacccgcggtattgttcactttaacgaaaaaccacattttaacactaaaaagtcaaaccttatactattcactttaccttttattttgtccttatcattaaaactcaaagttttcaagcttttttcattagttttcctttgaaaaaaattgatatCACCTTTGCATTTGTATGTTATCACGGTAAAGATTATTCTTTTGATTAGTTAGATGTcacaatttttataatcaatgcTTTGGTTAGCTATAAATCCACACaccattttcataaaatttgttttctgccaacatatTATTTTTGCTCAATGATAATGCCATAattggaatatttttttttatagaaatgatGCAATGGGTTAATCTAAATTTCCGAACTTTAGGTGATGATTGAACTCATACATGACTGCTACTTCACATGCTCCTCTTTTTTTGGTTgttgggttttatttttatttcattttttggtaAATACAATTGGTTTTGCAAAGAACTGACTTTCATCTTATTTATAGTTCTCTATGCATGTAGTTTCACCTTTTTTGATCTCGAGTATCCGGTTGGCTTTATTTATCAGGCACAGAGTTGTGATTCTGGATGCTGACATGATTAACCACACGTTGGCGTTCCTTGAGAACTTGGTGCGGAGAAGTGCAAGCATGTTACAGCGTATTATAGGAATATTACTactacttttttttcctttctgtaAATGATACTAGATTTTAACCGAGACCAGATTGTATCacacaaaaacattgttttgcAATCATATTATGTATTTTGATTTTCCGGTCAGGGAAGTTATATTCAGGTTCATATAACTGCTTTCTAGAAGTACTTCTATGCTTTTTAGGAAGCATTTGGACTTGGATATGATCTTCAAACATGTTTCAAATAAATGCACTTCTAGCAGAAGCGCTTAAAAGCAGAAGTGCTTCGTATAGAAGGGATTCCAAACTAAAAAGCCCTTTGTTTCATTGCAAGTTGAAGAATTGGTTTTGGATTTCAGGTCAAGCTTTCTAAGTCATTGAAGGAACGCCACAGATAATTatccctaagcacataaagggctcaattaataaaactatactcaatcgatttaatttgggaaaacggacgtcgaaaacggattcaggacatcgaattaccctaagaagggtcctgGATAAATTTCATAAACGTCAATAGAATATTCCagagaatattccctaacagaATATTCTCTAATGGAATATTCCACAAAAGGGTTTGAGccggttagggtttagggtttgaaagATTAAAGGGTTTAGTGCTTAAGGCCCTAGGTTAAAAAATGTTTGGATTAGACTTTTAAAAAGGGTTGGGTTTTAAGAGTTTGGGTTTAgtttcaaacaaataaaataaataaataaataaaagggtttCTAATAGATTTGGgcttgaaataaaataaataaaaataaaaggatatgGGTTGGGCTCGGCAGGAAAGGACCAAAGGCCTTTAACAatttaattaaaccaaaacaattaataaaagaaagaaaaggactTGGGCTTGGATCTGAaacgggcctaaggcccgatGGTTTCTGAGGTTGCCTAAAAGGCCTGTTTCGACTGGGAAAGGTGGACGCCGGACCTCAAGCAAGAGGAAGGCCAGACTTCGGCCTAAGAATTTCCAAGCTCTGATGGAGCTTAAAACTCAACCAACTCATGCAATTcaatataccaaattgaag
This genomic interval from Malus domestica chromosome 05, GDT2T_hap1 contains the following:
- the LOC114825008 gene encoding senescence-specific cysteine protease SAG12-like, with product MAFERNILIVAILITLGTLASQATSRTLYEDSIAAKHEQWMEEFGRVYQDSAEKERRFHIFKNNVEFVEKFNSEGKKTYKLSINQFSDMTHEEFLRHHTGYKKPTESTSSADASFTHKNLSLTDVPPSIDWREQDAVTPVKDQGNCGCCWAFSAVAAVEGITKIKTGQLISLSEQQLVDCDTSNFGCQGGDMAKAFAYIQQNGGIASEENYPYQGSDGTCDTNLGNEAAAKITNYARVTPNSETDLLKAVSMQPVSVAIAASQAFRLYSGGLFTDDSCGTELNHAVTIIGYGTTEDGTPYWLIKNSWAERWGDNGYMKILRNADAPEGVCGLAMEASYPIM